One region of Pseudomonas glycinae genomic DNA includes:
- a CDS encoding FdhF/YdeP family oxidoreductase, producing MSQHHQADQKPVPRYKPYKGPAGGWGALISVAQAWLTSDNALKNLRMMLKTNQNGGFDCPGCAWGDSPESGMVKFCENGAKAVNWEATKRRVDGKFFAKHSVTSLLEQSDYWLEYQGRLTEPLVYDAETDRYKPISWDDAYALIGKHLQALSSPDQAEFYTSGRASNEAAYLYQLFVRAFGTNNFPDCSNMCHEASGVALAQSVGVGKGTVTFDDFEHADAIFVWGQNPGTNHPRMLEPLREAVKRGAQVVCVNPLKERGLERFQHPQHPLEMLTNGDKPTNTAYFRPALGGDMAVLRGMAKFLLQWERDAQKAGAPAVFDHDFLNEHSINVLEYLGVVDDTPWEQIVAQSGLTLVEIEQAARMYAKGKNVIMCWAMGITQHRHSVPTIQEIANLMLLRGNIGKPGAGLCPVRGHSNVQGDRTMGINERPPVAFLDSLERRFQFKVPRHNGHNVVEAIHAMAEGRAKVFIGLGGNFAQATPDSPRTFQALSNCDLTVQISTKLNRSHLAHGKDALILPCLGRTDIDIQTEGPQAVTVEDSFSMVHASNGQLQPLSNQMRSEPSIIAGIAAATLGSKPVDWNWLVADYRRIRELIADTIPGFKDFNEKVKNPGGFYLGNSAGARKWNTTSGRANFKPNLLPKDLIHERTRATGKLPDLILQSMRSHDQYNTTIYGLDDRYRGVKGQRDVLFANEADIIRLGFKPGQKADIVSLWDDGRERRVKGFTLLAFDIPAGQAAAYYPEVNPLVPLESTGDGSHTPTSKFIAIRLEAASETGLIMAKSA from the coding sequence GTGAGCCAACATCATCAAGCCGACCAGAAACCCGTTCCGCGTTACAAGCCTTACAAGGGCCCGGCCGGTGGCTGGGGCGCACTGATCAGCGTGGCCCAGGCCTGGCTGACCAGCGACAACGCGCTGAAAAATCTGCGCATGATGCTCAAGACCAACCAGAACGGCGGCTTCGACTGCCCGGGCTGCGCCTGGGGCGATTCGCCGGAAAGCGGCATGGTCAAGTTCTGCGAGAACGGCGCCAAAGCGGTGAACTGGGAAGCGACCAAGCGCCGGGTCGATGGCAAATTCTTCGCCAAACACAGCGTCACCTCGCTGCTGGAACAGAGCGACTACTGGCTCGAGTATCAGGGTCGGTTGACCGAACCGCTGGTGTATGACGCCGAAACCGATCGCTACAAACCCATCAGCTGGGACGATGCCTACGCGCTGATCGGCAAACACCTGCAAGCGCTGTCGAGTCCGGATCAGGCCGAGTTCTATACCTCGGGCCGCGCCAGTAACGAAGCGGCGTACCTGTATCAACTGTTCGTGCGCGCGTTCGGCACCAACAACTTCCCCGACTGCTCGAACATGTGCCACGAGGCCAGCGGCGTGGCCCTGGCGCAAAGCGTCGGTGTCGGCAAAGGCACCGTGACCTTCGACGACTTCGAACACGCCGATGCGATTTTCGTCTGGGGCCAGAACCCTGGCACCAACCACCCGCGCATGCTCGAACCGCTGCGTGAAGCAGTCAAACGCGGCGCCCAGGTGGTGTGCGTCAACCCGCTGAAAGAACGCGGTCTGGAGCGTTTCCAGCATCCGCAGCACCCGCTGGAGATGCTCACCAACGGCGACAAGCCGACCAACACCGCGTATTTCCGCCCGGCACTGGGCGGCGACATGGCGGTGTTGCGCGGCATGGCCAAGTTCCTGCTGCAATGGGAACGCGATGCGCAGAAGGCTGGCGCACCGGCCGTGTTCGATCACGATTTCCTCAATGAACACAGCATCAACGTGCTGGAATACCTCGGCGTCGTCGATGACACGCCGTGGGAGCAGATCGTTGCGCAGTCCGGCCTGACCCTGGTGGAAATCGAACAGGCGGCGCGCATGTACGCCAAAGGCAAGAACGTGATCATGTGCTGGGCGATGGGTATCACTCAGCATCGTCACTCGGTGCCGACCATCCAGGAAATCGCCAACCTGATGCTGCTGCGCGGCAACATCGGCAAGCCCGGCGCCGGTCTGTGCCCGGTGCGCGGCCACAGTAACGTGCAGGGCGACCGCACCATGGGCATCAACGAGCGTCCGCCGGTGGCGTTCCTCGATTCCCTGGAGCGTCGCTTCCAGTTCAAGGTGCCGCGCCATAACGGGCACAACGTGGTCGAGGCGATTCACGCGATGGCCGAAGGTCGCGCCAAGGTGTTCATCGGGCTGGGTGGCAACTTCGCCCAGGCCACGCCGGACAGCCCGCGCACCTTCCAGGCCCTGAGCAACTGCGACCTGACCGTGCAGATCAGCACCAAGCTCAACCGCAGCCACCTGGCCCACGGCAAGGACGCGCTGATCCTGCCGTGCCTGGGCCGTACCGACATCGACATCCAGACCGAAGGCCCGCAGGCCGTCACCGTGGAAGACTCGTTCAGCATGGTGCACGCCTCCAACGGTCAGTTGCAGCCGCTGTCGAACCAGATGCGCTCGGAGCCGTCGATCATCGCCGGCATCGCCGCCGCGACCCTGGGCAGCAAACCGGTGGACTGGAACTGGCTGGTGGCCGACTACCGACGCATCCGCGAACTGATCGCCGACACCATTCCGGGCTTCAAGGACTTCAACGAGAAGGTCAAGAACCCGGGCGGTTTCTACCTCGGCAACAGCGCCGGCGCGCGCAAGTGGAATACCACGTCGGGCCGGGCCAACTTCAAGCCGAACCTGCTGCCCAAAGACTTGATCCACGAACGCACCCGCGCCACCGGCAAACTGCCGGACCTGATCCTGCAATCGATGCGTTCTCACGATCAGTACAACACCACGATCTACGGTCTTGACGACCGTTATCGCGGGGTGAAGGGACAGCGTGACGTGCTGTTCGCCAACGAGGCGGACATCATTCGCCTGGGCTTCAAGCCGGGGCAGAAGGCTGACATCGTGTCGCTGTGGGACGATGGCCGCGAGCGTCGGGTGAAGGGCTTCACGCTGCTGGCGTTCGATATCCCTGCCGGGCAGGCGGCGGCTTATTACCCTGAGGTGAACCCGTTGGTGCCGCTGGAAAGCACCGGCGATGGCAGCCATACGCCGACGTCGAAGTTCATCGCTATCCGGCTGGAAGCGGCGAGTGAGACGGGGCTGATCATGGCCAAGTCGGCCTGA
- the fdhD gene encoding formate dehydrogenase accessory sulfurtransferase FdhD: protein MNAKRPACAAPALETPAPAASQTYSYSDLPLAESASTALAEEVALAIAYNGISQAVMLVTPTDLEDFIVGFSLGSGIIEDASDIYDLQLTGSGSAQYAQVTIANRAFWNLKQQRRQLAGTSGCGLCGVEAVEQALPELRVLPGAPLPPAEWLDGLRQRIGAFQPLGQHCGAVHAAVFMNASGELLLGREDIGRHNALDKLIGGLIRQKISTAGGVAIVTSRCSLELIQKVLRAGIQTLVSLSAPTGLAVQWARRHNLNLIHLPQKNAPRVYSPEMEKHP from the coding sequence ATGAACGCCAAGCGCCCGGCCTGCGCGGCGCCTGCTCTCGAAACACCCGCGCCTGCCGCCAGTCAGACCTACAGCTACAGCGATCTCCCCCTCGCGGAATCAGCCAGTACCGCGCTGGCCGAAGAAGTCGCGTTGGCGATTGCCTACAACGGCATCAGCCAGGCCGTCATGCTGGTCACGCCGACAGACCTTGAAGACTTCATCGTCGGCTTCAGTCTCGGCAGCGGCATCATCGAAGACGCCTCGGACATCTACGACCTGCAACTGACCGGCTCGGGCTCGGCGCAATACGCACAAGTGACCATCGCCAACCGCGCCTTCTGGAACCTTAAACAGCAACGCCGGCAACTGGCCGGCACCAGCGGTTGCGGGTTGTGCGGCGTAGAAGCGGTGGAGCAGGCGCTGCCTGAGCTCAGGGTTTTGCCCGGCGCACCGTTGCCGCCCGCCGAATGGCTCGATGGATTGCGCCAGCGTATCGGTGCGTTCCAACCGCTGGGCCAGCATTGCGGCGCAGTGCACGCGGCGGTCTTCATGAACGCCAGCGGTGAATTGTTGCTGGGCCGTGAAGACATCGGCCGGCACAACGCCCTCGACAAACTGATCGGCGGCCTGATCCGGCAAAAGATATCCACAGCCGGTGGCGTGGCGATTGTCACCAGCCGTTGCAGCCTCGAATTGATCCAGAAAGTTTTGCGGGCCGGGATTCAGACCCTGGTCAGCCTGTCCGCGCCCACCGGCCTTGCCGTGCAATGGGCCCGGCGCCACAACCTCAATCTCATCCACCTGCCGCAGAAAAACGCGCCGCGGGTGTATAGCCCAGAAATGGAGAAACACCCGTGA
- a CDS encoding LysR family transcriptional regulator, with amino-acid sequence MDIKQLKFLIALDETRHFGQAAARCHITQPTLSMRLRSLEEELDLPLVNRGQRFEGFTAPGERVLAWARTVLAAYDGLQAEAAACRGNLIGTLRLGVVPLSSFDALPLMQRLHAQHPNLRFELSSLSSEQVLEQLANNRIDIGVSYLDRLDGERFESLAFSETQMGLLYDQRFFSFGEAPLSWESLIELPLGMLTSGMHFRQSIDHNFHSRGLTPQPLLQTDAVHQLLQAVHGGLCCAVMPLDGGLENLTDNLRLQPIENAQTLARLGLIMRRGAPRSALAEACFALYQKSPTDA; translated from the coding sequence ATGGACATCAAGCAGCTGAAATTCCTCATCGCCCTCGACGAAACCCGCCACTTCGGCCAGGCCGCCGCCCGCTGCCACATCACCCAGCCGACCCTGTCGATGCGCCTGCGCAGCCTCGAAGAAGAACTCGACCTGCCACTGGTCAACCGTGGCCAGCGCTTCGAAGGGTTCACCGCGCCAGGCGAACGGGTACTGGCCTGGGCGCGCACGGTGCTGGCGGCCTACGACGGTTTGCAGGCGGAAGCGGCGGCCTGTCGCGGCAATCTGATCGGCACCCTGCGCCTGGGCGTGGTGCCGTTGTCGAGTTTCGATGCACTGCCGTTGATGCAACGCCTGCACGCACAACATCCGAACCTGCGCTTCGAACTGTCTTCGCTGAGCTCGGAACAGGTTCTGGAGCAACTGGCGAACAACCGCATCGACATTGGCGTGTCTTACCTGGATCGCCTCGACGGCGAGCGGTTTGAATCCCTGGCCTTCAGTGAAACGCAGATGGGCCTGCTCTACGACCAGCGGTTCTTCAGCTTTGGCGAAGCGCCACTGAGCTGGGAATCCCTGATTGAGCTGCCCTTGGGCATGCTCACCAGCGGCATGCATTTTCGCCAATCCATCGACCATAACTTCCACAGCCGTGGCCTGACGCCACAACCGTTGCTGCAAACCGACGCCGTTCACCAATTGTTGCAAGCTGTGCACGGCGGGCTGTGCTGCGCGGTGATGCCATTGGACGGCGGTCTGGAAAACCTCACGGATAACCTGCGCCTGCAACCCATCGAAAACGCCCAGACCCTCGCCCGCCTGGGCCTGATCATGCGTCGAGGAGCCCCGCGCTCGGCACTCGCCGAGGCCTGTTTCGCGCTCTATCAAAAATCACCCACGGACGCTTGA
- the lysM gene encoding peptidoglycan-binding protein LysM, with the protein MSLLSFVKEAGEKLLDLLTPGNANASEQLKEHISKVGLGNPNVQATVDGDKVTVTGEVASQEEKEKILLAVGNIAGVGSVDDQITVTGPVVAAARFVVVKKGDTLSAISLAVYGNANQYNKIFEANKPLLSHPDKIYPGQTLRIPE; encoded by the coding sequence ATGAGTCTTTTGAGCTTTGTGAAAGAGGCCGGTGAGAAGTTGCTCGACCTGTTGACCCCCGGCAACGCCAATGCCAGCGAGCAATTGAAGGAACATATCAGCAAGGTCGGGTTGGGTAACCCGAATGTCCAGGCGACCGTGGACGGGGACAAGGTGACCGTTACCGGTGAAGTGGCGAGCCAGGAAGAGAAAGAGAAGATTCTGCTGGCGGTGGGCAACATTGCCGGTGTCGGCAGCGTCGACGACCAGATCACCGTGACCGGGCCGGTTGTGGCGGCGGCGCGTTTTGTGGTCGTGAAGAAGGGCGACACCCTCAGCGCGATTTCCCTGGCGGTGTATGGCAACGCCAACCAGTACAACAAGATCTTCGAGGCCAACAAGCCATTGCTGTCACACCCGGACAAGATTTATCCGGGGCAGACGCTGCGTATTCCCGAGTAA
- the yrfG gene encoding GMP/IMP nucleotidase: MPSLPWSDIDTVLLDMDGTLLDLHFDNHFWLEHLPQRYAELHGVSRAMAEMELQPLFERHAGQLQWYCLDFWSAELKLSVRELKLETAHLIALRPDADTFLGAIKRAGKRVVMITNAHRDSLSLKLERIELAPYFERLISSHDYGYPKENPQFWDALQADIGFDPARSLFIDDTLPILRSARNFGVAHLLAVKEPDSRKGPKDTGEFAAVEDYRDLIAGL; encoded by the coding sequence ACATGGACGGCACGTTGCTCGACCTGCACTTTGACAACCACTTCTGGCTGGAACACCTGCCGCAGCGCTACGCCGAACTGCATGGTGTGAGCCGGGCCATGGCGGAAATGGAACTGCAGCCGTTGTTTGAGCGCCATGCCGGTCAGTTGCAGTGGTACTGCCTGGACTTCTGGAGCGCGGAACTGAAGCTGTCGGTGCGTGAGTTGAAACTGGAGACCGCCCACCTGATCGCCCTGCGCCCGGACGCCGACACTTTTCTGGGGGCGATCAAACGCGCCGGCAAACGGGTGGTGATGATCACCAACGCCCACCGCGATTCCCTGTCGCTGAAACTCGAACGCATCGAACTGGCGCCGTACTTCGAGCGACTGATCAGTTCCCACGATTACGGTTATCCCAAGGAGAACCCGCAATTCTGGGACGCCTTGCAGGCCGATATCGGTTTTGACCCGGCACGCAGCCTGTTCATCGACGACACCTTGCCGATCCTGCGCAGTGCACGGAATTTCGGCGTGGCGCATCTGTTGGCCGTCAAGGAGCCGGACAGCCGCAAAGGGCCGAAGGACACCGGGGAGTTTGCAGCGGTCGAGGATTATCGCGATTTGATAGCAGGACTCTGA